From Chryseobacterium camelliae:
CTGAACAGTGGCTAACAGCTCCTGTGAAAATGAAACGTTATATAAGAAAAGCAGTAAAAATAAGCTGATAAGTTTTTTCATTATTCCTTTAAAAGTTGAGAACGGAAAATTATTAATTTTATTTGAGAATTTCTGCTTCAATACAGTCGAGAATATCCCGGGCCACCTCTTCTTTGGATTTCAGTGCAAATTCTTTTTTTCCTGCCGGAGTAAAGATTTTTATGCGGTTGGTATCGTTCCGGAAACCTGCCCCCTTATCCCGGAGTGAGTTCAGCACAATCATATCCAGGTTTTTCTTCTGCATTTTGGCCTGTGCATTTTCTTCTTCATTTTCGGTTTCCAGGGCAAATCCCACCAGGAACTGATGTCTTTTCTGTTCACCCATGGTCTTGAGGATATCCGGATTTTTCACCAATTCAATGGTCAGATGCTCATCCTTCTTTTTGATTTTTTCTTTCGCCACCTCTCTCGGGGCATAGTCTGCCACTGCTGCGCTGGCAATACCGATATCCGTATGTTCATAAAATTCGAACACTTTAGCCATCATTTCTTTTGCCGAAGTTACCCGATAAAGCTCAATGGAGGGATGCTTTACAACCATGCCGGAAGGCCCTGAGACCAGAATTACTTTTGCACCCCTTTCAGCCGCTTCTTCAGCCAGCGAGTAACCCATTTTTCCGGATGAATGGTTGCCGATAAATCTTACCGGATCAATTGCCTCATAAGTCGGGCCCGCTGTAATCAACACCATTTTTCCCTCAAGGCTTCTTTTCCGGCCTGCCGAACTGAAAAACTCTTCAACAGCATATACGATCGTTGCAGGTTCCGCCATCCTTCCCTGTCCTATCAATCCACTGGCCAGCTCCCCGCTTTCGGCAGGGATGATCAGATTTCCGAAATCTTCCGCCAGCTCAAGGTTCTGTTTTGTGGAAGGGTGCTGATACATATCGAGGTCCATAGCTGGTGCGATGAAGACCGGACATTTAGCGGACATATAAGTAGCGATAACCAGGTTATCACAGATTCCATGGGTCATTTTGGCCAGGGTTCCGGCCGTACAGGGCGCCACAATCATCACATCAGCCCATAACGCCATTTCCACATGGCTGTTCCAGGTGCCGTTATCCCCATAAAAATCTGAGTATACAGGATTTTTGGATAAAGTGGCTATGCTGAGCTTGGTTACGAAGTGCTCTGCATCAGGCGTCATGATAGCCTGTACTTCCGCTCCTTTTTTTATGAAGTCGCGGATCAGGAAATGAATTTTATAGGCTGCAATTCCACCGGAGATTGCGATAAGAATTTTTTTTCCGGAAAGGCTGCTCATTCGGTTAGGTTTTAGGCCGTAAATTTACTTATTTATCTTCTAAGGTAAACAAACAAAGGTCATAAAGAACAGATTCCTTATGACCTTCATATATAAAAAACACAAATGATTATTTTCTATCGTCAGTTTTTCTGAAGTAGATGTCTCCGTTCAGCCATTCTTCTACAGCAATAGAGGTAGGCTTAGGCAATTTTTCATAATGCTTGGAAATTTCGATCTGTTCCCGGTTTTCGAAAACCTCTTCCAGTGTAGAATTATGAACGGCAAATTCGTCAAGCTTATTGTGCAGTTCTGTACGGATTTCCGCATTGATCTGCTCTGCTCTTTTACCCATGATAACAATAGCCTCATAGATGGAACCTACTTTTTCTTCAATCTTATCTTTATCGTAAGTAATCGTATTGACTTCTGCTTTGGTATCTTTTACACTCATTTTGAGAATATTATTTTATTTATAAGATGGCAAATTTACAAATTATCTTTGAATTTTGAAAGTCGCTGCCGGCGGAGGGGTCTGAATCGCGGCGCTATCCCTCTGGATCTGCTTTGCTTTTTTCTCTGCATCTATCTGATCCTTCATCTGCTGCTCTGTTTTATTTTTTTCAGCAAGCCTGTCCGCTTCTCTTTTCTGTTTTGCCGTAAGGGCTGCTATTTTAGCTTCAGTCTGTTTTTTTACCACGGCGAAATCCTGCTTTTCCTTTTCCAGTTTCCCCCTTAGGTCTACCGCAGTCTTAGCATATTCCGTATTTGGAAGTTCTTTTTCTACCTGTTTGGTAAAAGACAATGCACTTTCTATACGTTCATCCTTAAGGTCGTAAACAGATTTAGTAGCCAGCTCATACCTGGACTTCATGATGTAATCATAGATTTTCGGGCGTAGCTTGGTACTCGGGAAATCATCCAGCACGTTTTCAAAAGCTACATTGGCAGCCTTGTACTCAGCCATTTTATAATACTGTTTCGCATTTTCGTAGGCTTTGAATTCAAGCTTGTAAGCGAGCTCATCGATGAGCTGATTGATATTTTTAGATCTTTCGGAATTGGGATAGTTGTTCAGGAAGTCCTGAAGCTCGTTGATCGCAAGCTCCGTACTGGACTGATCCAGGTTATAATCCATTGAACCTTCGTAATAACAAAGCGCAGACATATAAGCTGCCTCTTCTTTTCTGCTGTCCTGCGGAAAACTGATGGAAAAATTCTTGAACTGGCTTCCTGCCAACCGGTAATTTTTATCGTAGTAATTGGCATATGCAGAATTGAAAACCACATTCGGGGCATCATCGGTACCTGCAACCAGGTTCGGAAGCCTGTCATAAAGTGCCAGTGCATTTTTCCATTTCTTTTTGGCGAAATTCTCATTGGCTACTTTAAGGATGTAATTCTTATCAGCACTCTTCATTGCTTTGTCCTGCTGGCTTATACATGATGAAACCACCGCAACAGCAAAAAGACCTAAAATATATTTTTTCATAAAAAGTTCAACAGTTTTCGGATTCTCCCGATCTATTAATTTGCAAAAATATAACTTTTTTGCCAATAGATTTTTTTTTATGATTATTTAACGTAATTTTAGTCTGCAGCGTATCCCAGGATAGCAAAAATGCTGAGTAAGAGATTCATCCTTACTTTCTTCTCAGCTTCCTTAGCATAGGTTTCCTCATCTTTGTTAGGGACATACATTTCGTAGAAATTACGGTTACGGATAACAAACAGTGTAGATCCGATAATGGTGGTAAGAACATCTTCTGGTTTCGGGGTAAAGGTGAACACTCCTGAAGCCACTCCTTTCTTGATGACATCATCAAGCTTTCTCACAAAAAGCTGGTAAAAGTCCAGCAACTCGTTCTTCACACTGTCCGTATGACGAAGCTCCTGGGTGACAAAACCGTGAAAGTAGTTGTATTTAAACAGTTGTCCTACAATATATTTGATGATCTCCTTCATCTGCATTTCCGGCTTGCCGTCTTTAATGGTATCTGCAAATTCCGAAAAGTTTTCCCGGGTCTTCAGTACCCGGTACTGGTAAAGGTAGGACATCATTTTTTCCTTTGACCCAAAATAGTAGGAAATCATTGCGACATTAATGCCGGCTTTGGAACATATATCCCTAACGGATGTGCCCTCATATCCCTGTTTGGCAATGAGTTCCTCTGCAACATCCAGAATATAGATTTGTTTTTCAGTAAATTTTTTTCTCATATAGCGCAGTTTACGTAAAGTTATGAATTTTTTAACAGAAATAATAAACGTTCGTTTAGCAATTACTATTAGTCGTTAATAATTTATTGAGTAATTTTGAAGATGGAGTTTTTTGATTTTCACCACCATAAGAAAACCCGTCCTTTCGGGATCTATAATGCGGATATTCAGGAACCTCCCCCTGATTTCCCGTATTCTGCAGGAATCCACCCAAAAGATATTGATCAGAGCGGCATGCAGCCTCAGCTTGAACGACTGCAAGAGCTGGCCGGTCATGCCCTTTGCATTGCTATCGGGGAATGCGGACTGGATTCTATGGTGGCGGCAGACCAGCATCTTCAGGAAGAGATGTTCATGAAGCAGATCCGGATTTCGAATGATGTAGGAAAACCTCTCATCATCCATTGTGTCCGCAAATATTACGAGGTGATTGCTTTCAGGAAAAAGGCAGAGCAGGCGATGGTCATCCATGGATTCAACAAAAAAAAAGGTATTGCCGAAGATCTGATCAGGAATAATTTTCACCTCAGTTTTGGAAAAGCGGTTTTGTATAATTTATCTTTGCAGGATACTTTGAAAACCGTTCCCGTGAACAGGATTTTCCTGGAAACAGATCATGAGGATTTTGACATCGCGGAACTGTATCAAAAAACAGCGGAAATAAAGGGCCTTACTGTAGAGGTACTTAATGAACAGATTAGAGAAAATTTAGCGCAGATAAAAAATGGATAAATACTGGTTGGAGAGAACAGAGCTTCTGGTAAAAGAGGAAGGCCTGGAAAAACTGATAAAATCAAATGTCCTTGTCGTAGGATTGGGTGGCGTAGGTTCTTTTGCCGCTGAATTCCTTGCCAGAGCCGGGATTGGCAATATGACCATTGTAGACGGTGACACGGTTGATATCACGAATATCAACAGACAACTGCCTGCTTTGAGATCTACCGTAGGAAAACATAAAGTAGATGTGGTTGCAGAAAGGCTTATGGATATCAATCCTGATCTTAAACTGACCAAGATCAATGAATTCCTGAATCCTGAAAGGATGGATGAGATACTTGATTCTGCACCTTTCGATTATGTCCTGGACTGTATCGACAGTGTAACGCCTAAGCTTTGCCTGATTATCGCAGCTAAGCGGAGAAGGATTAAAATTGTAAGTTCCATGGGAGCCGGGGGAAAAACAGATCCGAGCAAGGTGATGGTGAGGGATATCAGCAAGACGGAGCACTGCCACCTGGCAAGACAGGTAAGAAAAAGGCTGAAAAAAGAAAAGATCGACAAAGGGGTTCGCTGTGTTTTCGCCAATGACATACAGGATGAAGAAAGCCTTAAGATGACGGATGGCACCAATTATAAAAGGTCATTCTATGGCACGATCAGTTATATGCCGGCGATCTTCGGATTGTATGCTGCCTCAGAAGTGATCAATTATCTGCTGGATAAAAAATAATTTCAGGACTGGAGGAGACCTATGAATCCATCCTCTTCCGGAACCCGTGAGCCAAATAAAGACTATCTTTACAGCAAGCAATGACAAATTTTACTTATCCCAGAACTGAAAAACTTAAGAGAAATACTGAAATTTCGCTGCTTTTTGAAAAAGGCAGATGGAAAACACATGGGAGCCTGAGAATCATTGTTCTCAAAAACAAACCTTCCGCTCCTGTGGAACAGGCGAAGTTTGGGGTGTCTGTTTCTAAAAAATATTTTAAGAAGGCTGTATACAGAAACAGGATCAAAAGGCTGCTGCGGGAATGCTACCGCTTGAATAAAGGGCTTTTCAGGGAAGCTTTCGGAGAACAGTCTATCACAATGCTTTTCTGGGCATCATCAGAATTGCCTAAACACTTCCGGGACGTTGAAGCTCAGTTTATCAGCCTCTGCCGTTCACAAAAAAAATCCTGACTATGCATACAGGATTAAAGCTTACGGTTTTAAATCTGAACATTAGAAAAAGGGATATTCAAAAAAAAATACAGCGGCGGAAAATTTCCGCCGCTGTATTTTTATCCTATTGTCCGATTAACATATTTTGAAGTAATTATTCCCAGAGGTTCGCTGACCAGGAAGAATGAGTGCCATACAGGTCCTGATCCCGGATTTGGTTTCTACTGGAATTTTCAGTGCCAAAATCTGTAATGTAATCAGCATTATAGCAGAATATATAAATTCATATGGAGTACTAACTAAGATGGTTGTATGCTTTACGAATTATGGCTTTATTTTCCTATGTGATGAAATGACATTATAAATACCATAGCCAAAGGCGAACAACAGGCACCCATAGCTTCTTAATAACCCTTCTGCCTTACCCCACTCCGGATAAAAAACATAAGAAAGGCCAAATCCTGTAATCAGATATACCGCAACTAAGAGCGTGATTCTTATAGCCATGTTACCTCTATCAGCCTTTAGTTCGGAAATCTTTAATTTCTTTAATCCTGTTTTCGAAATACTCTTTCTTATCCGGATATTTATTGATCAGGATTTCAAAAGCCTTAATAGCCTTTGTATAGAGCTTCTGTTCAAAATACAGGTTGGCCAGTGTTTCCGTCATCAGATGGGAAATATCATCGTTCTTTTCTTTGATTACGAAGCTGCTTTCCTCTTTTAGCTGGCTTATTCTCGGATTATTTTCTATAAATGCTTCAATCGCTTTATTCTTGATTTCCGCTTTTTCTTTTACCGGTTCCTGCGTGCGGTCAATTTTCAGCCAGCTTTGCCATGTATTGATGAATCCCGGCACGTTGCTGTCCGCCGCTGCCTGTGTAGTTTTAGGGGTAGCCTCGGCCGCTTTTTCCTCAGACCTGCTCTGCTGCGTGTTTTCTTTTTTGGTCTGATCAACGGTCCAGCTGGAGATATCGGAACTGAAAAATGACACATTCATCACCGGAGCCTGTTCATCATGATCTTTATTCTCTGGTGTTTCAGGATCTTCTTTTAAAGGTTCGTCATGGCTTTCTCTATTTTCTGAACGGTCTTCTTTCAGAGCCGGCATATCTTCTGCAGGCGGTAGTATTTCCTGAAGCCGGTTTTCAGCCTGTACGGCAGGTTCCTTCCTGTGTTCGGGAATTTCCTGCTTTTTATCGATCAGTGAATCCGGTGTGTGGACCTCAAAGCTCATCGGTTTCCATGCTGTTGCAGGTTTTTCAGCAGGAGGAACCGTATTTTCTTTCTGATCCTGATCCGGTTCACTTTCTGAAAAGGATTCTTCTATATGGGTTTCTTCATTCTTTTTCTGAGGGTGTTCAGCTTCAGAAGACGATGTAGCTTCAGTAGTCTCCTTAAACTTTTCTTCCTGCGAATCGGCAACAACGAAACTTTGCGTTTCTGCAAAACTGATTTCATGCCCGGCATTATCTTCCGCATCTTTTTCTGCCTTTATTTCCGAAGTGTTTCTGGATGCTTTCATCTTCTTCTCAACTTCTTCAATCAGGCGCCTCATTTCCTCTTCGTGCTTGTTGATGGCAGGCTTAGCGGAAATAGGTTCAGCTGTCTGGTCCTTGTGAACAGCCTGGATCTGGACATCCGGCAAAAAGGAATCCATACCGTGAAAGCTTAATTCAGTTTTATCCTCAAGGTTCTCTTCTGTCTTCTCAGAATTGATTTTATCCTCGCTGATGATTTTTTCATGTGTAAAATCCAGGCCTTTCTCATCAGCTTCTGCTTCAACGGATGAAGCCTGCTGCTCATCACTTTCAGTATTTCCTTCAGCATCTGTTTCCGGCATGAATGCTTCCGTTTCTTTGAAGCTTACTCCTGTAGGATCAGCTATCTTATCTTTAACAACATCTTCAGTATTTTCCTCCTGGTCAACGATTATATCTGAAGAAAATGCTGTTATTGCATCAGCTGCCGGTTCCGATTGATCTTCACCACTACTTTCCCCTTCTTCTGCTCCGGCATTTTCGCTTACGCGGGGTTCCGGCATCAGAGGTTCTGCTTCCTTAAAACTTACTTCTGCAGGATCCGTTATCTCCTGTATAATGTTTTCAGCATTTTCTTTTTGCTCAATGATTTCATTAGAAGACAATTCCGTAGGCTCTTCGTGGTTTTCCTGCCTCTCAGCCGCTATATTTTCCTCAACACCGGACTGGTCAGCGGAATCGTGTCCTACAGGATCATGAGTTATGACAGACTGATTTTCTGTATTTCTTGTAACATCTTCCCCTTCTGACGAAATATTCTGATTAGAAGGCCCGGATTCCGGTTTCTGGGTTACGATAACCCCGGATTCCAGTGTGGATTCAAGATCAATGACTTCATGATTGTCTTCATTCATGAAGTTTTCTTCACCGTCAAACAGGATCCTGTTCCGTTCCCCCTGCACATAAACGTGCTTAATCTCTGGTTTTGGCGCAGGCTGGATATAAGATGTTTCCCGATGATTTTCAGAAGGTTTGTTGTTTTCTTCTGCCTTATCTTCCCTTTTTATCGGGAAGCTGCCATTGTTATATGAGTATTTAAAATTTTGCGGAGCCTCCGTTTTTTTCTTTTCTGTTACAGGTTCTTTCCGCTTCTGTTCTATTTTGCCGTTAATCAGCTGATAAAGAATTTTTTTATCCGTGGTGTAAGCGGCAGTAGTGGCCAGCTCTTTCTGATAATTTCCTTTATCATGCAGATGAACGCCATACAGATGCAATGCTCTGATATTCTGAACATAGGGAAAAGAATTGATTTCTTCTTTCAGAAGGGTTAAATCTTCCGGCTGAATGTTTTTGGGCTCTTTTAATAATTCTAAAACTCTAGGATTCATCTTACCAGTTTGCTACAATATCGTTAAATATTTTATTAATAATTCTTTCTGTAACCAGCTTCACCTGAGAAGATTCGATATCGCTCTGCGACAGGTTGTTATTGAATACCGCCTCATCAGAATAGGTCCTGTCAAAGCTCAGCTCCGGGTGCAGCTTATTTTCATAATGAACTTTTACAGTAATGGTCAGTTTATTCTGTGATTCATTGATTACTCCTCCGGTATTGGTTGAAGTGGTAGTGGAGCTGATGGTGGTAGGAGTAATGGAATAGTCCGTAATCTCTCCTTCAACAAGGATATCCGGATTTTCTTTGGTCCCTTTCAAGGTTGTCCTTTGCAGAAAGCGATTCTGAATATCCGTTGAAAACTGCTGGGACAATGTTGGATTCACCAGAGCGGCATTGTTGGGAAATTCATTGATCTGAATCGTCTTTTCATCCGTAAGGGATGATCCGGTAAAACTGTAGCAGGAATGAAGCATTCCCATGCAGAATACCAGCAGGAAAGAAATCTTGATGTATTGCAAAAACTCTTGTTTATTAATATTCATTTTTTACTCCTATTTCAGTTATCTCATCATACTGAATCTGTTGCAGGGCATCTTCAATGGCCATAAAATTGCTGGCATACACAAAAGGAATGGTTAAAAATATCCCGATTCCGCAAAAGATAATACCCAATTGCCCAAGTATTGCTGTAATAATTACCAATAAGAAGATCGATAACAAATTATTTTTTGTCATGGTTACTGACATATTCCACGCCGTTTTGATGTCTTTTACTCCGGCAATTGAAATCAGACCCGGCATATAGAATGCTTTGAGCACGACTATGAGAAATGCAATCATAACAATAATCATGTAAGGGATCATGATCATCGCAAAGACAGGTGAAGGTTCACCATTCTCAGCTCCTGCTATAAATCCGACAATCATCATGGGCAGATAGATAACAATTGCCCCGGCAAATACAATCAGCTGTAATATGAAATACGGCACAAAATCGCCGAAATCAAAAATATCGCCCGGACCTGCAGGTTCACCTTTCCTTAATCTATGCAGATATCGGTACAGGTTTCCTATTCCTAAGATCCCGCAGAAGGGGATGATGTTCATAACGAAACAAAAGAAATAGGCCAGCAGGATATCTCCGAAATTATTTTTATAAAATTCAAATCCCCCGTTAAGATATTTGCTGAAATCAAAATTAACCGGTTTTACGTTAAGTTTCATCATAATTTAGTCTTCTAAGTTATATTGTTTTATTTTTCTGTACAAGGTCCTTTGGGAAATTCCCAGTTCGTCGGCAGCCTTATTCCTGCGTCCTTTATGCTTCTCCAGGGCTTTGATAATCAAATCTTTTTCGTTATTCTGGAGTGAAAGGGATTCCGGCCGGTTTTCCTCTACCTCAATCTCTTCAATGTCTTCATAACTGCTGTCCGGATTGGAAATAATCGTAGGGGTCTGAATGTTGTCACGGTCTTCAAAATACAGCAGGGAATTTGAAGAAGCTGCCTGCTGCTGGTTATCCGAAGGGGTATAAATCCTGTTGATCAGGTTTTTCTCATGGCTGCTGAGATCCGTTCCTTTATTCTTGATCAGTTCTGATGTGAGAGACTTTAAATCATTGATATCATTCCGCATATCGAAAAGGATTTTATACATGATCTCCCTTTCGGTGCTGAAGTCATTCTGTTTGGCATTGTTAGGTGTGTTGACAACCATAGGCAGATGAGATTCCATAGGAATATATTCAGCCAGTTTTTCTGCCGTTACTTTCCGGTTCCTCTCCACAACGGTCATCTGTTCAACTAAGTTTCTCAGCTGACGTACGTTTCCGGGAAAGGTATAGCTTTCTATATAATGAATGCCACTGGGTTCAAGCTCAAGCTCAGGCATCCTGTATTTCTCTGCAAAGTCTATGGCAAATTTCCTGAACAGCAGGTGGATATCTCCCTTCCTTTCTCTTAAAGGAGGCATATCGATCTGTACGGTATTCAGACGGTAGTACAGATCTTCACGGAACCTGCCGTCCTGAATAGCCTTCATCATGTTCACATTGGTAGCTGCTACAATTCTTACATTGGTTTTCTGGACCTGTGACGAACCTACCTTCATGAATTCACCGCTTTCCAGTACTCTCAACAGGCGTACCTGGGTCTGTAACGGCAGTTCTCCTACCTCATCAAGAAATATGGTTCCGCCGTCTGCTACCTCAAAATATCCTTTCCGGGTAGCCGTAGCTCCTGTGAAGGCTCCTTTTTCGTGCCCGAATAATTCGGAATCAATGGTTCCCTCCGGGATTGCTCCACAGTTCACTACAATATAAGGCTGATGTTTCCTCCTCGATTCTGAATGAATGATTTTAGGAATAAATTCTTTACCCACACCACTTTCCCCGATAACCAGAACGGAAATATCCGTAGGCGCTACCTGGATGGCTTTTTCCAGGGCACGGTTCAGGGCCGGGAAGTTCCCGATGATCCCGAAACGGTTTTTTATATTCTGAAGTTCTGCTGACATGTTTAATTAAGGTTTAATTGCTGACCTTTCGATCAAAGTTAATTCAAGTTACTGAACGGTTTCCCCTAAAAGCGTGCCCTGTGTATTGTCGAAGACAAAAACGTTCACAATGTCACCTATCTTCTGTCCTTCGAGTTTATCGAATACACAAACGGCATTCTGGGAATTCCTTCCCTTCCACTGGTTTTCATTCTTCTTTGAAGTTCCTTCAATAAGCACCTGATGTGTTTTTCCCACATAAGACCTCATCCTGTTTCTGGAAAGTTCACCCTGTAAGGCAATAACCTCCGCCAGGCGCCTCTGCTTTACATCTGCAGGAATATTATCCTCCATTTTTTTATGGGCAGGCGTCCCCGGACGTTCCGAATACGCAAACATATATCCGTAATCGTATTCCACTTCCCGCATCAGGCTTAGTGTATCCTGGTGATCTTCTTCGGTTTCATTGCAGAAACCTACGATCATATCCTGAGAGAATGCGATATCCGGAACAATTTCTTTTGCTTTTCTGATCAGCTCCAGATATTCTTCACGGGTATGCTGGCGGTTCATGGCCAGAAGCATATTATTGCTTCCGCTCTGTACCGGAAGGTGAACATATTTGCAGATGTTTTCGTGTTTAGCGATCATCCTGAATACCTCAAGGCTCATGTCCTGAGGATTTGAGGTGGAGAAACGGATCCTCATTTCCGGTACCGCTAAAGCTACCATATCTAGCAGCTGGGCAAAATTAACAGCAGTAAGCTTCTGCATTTCCGAAGCTTTGGCAAAGTCTTTTTTCGGTCCGCCTCCATACCATAGATAGGAATCTACGTTCTGGCCCAAAAGGGTAATTTCTTTATAGCCGCTGTCCCATAAGTTTTTACATTCTTCGATAATGGAATGCGGGTCCCGGCTTCTTTCGCGTCCCCTCGTAAAAGGAACGACACAGAAGGTACACATATTATCACAGCCTCTGGTAATCGTTACAAAAGCCGTTACGCCGTTACCTCCCAGACGAACCGGATTGATATCTGCATAGGTCTCCTCTTTAGACAGGATTACGTTGATGGCATCCCGGCCGTCTTCAGTTTCCTTGAGAAGGTTAGGCAGATCCCTGTAAGCATCTGGACCTACGACAAGGTCTACCAGCTGTTCCTCTTCAAGGAATTTGGTTTTCAGCCTTTCCGCCATACATCCCAGTACTCCTACCGTCATATTCGGCCTTTCCTTTTTAAGGTTCTTAAACTGGGACAGTCTCATCCTTACAGTTTGCTCAGCCTTTTCGCGGATGGAGCATGTGTTCAGAAGGATAAGGTCTGCTTCCTCTGCTTTCAGAGTAGTGTTATATCCCTGTTCATTAAGGATAGAAGCTACAATCTCGGAATCTGAGAAATTCATCTGGCAGCCATAGCTTTCCAGAAAAAGTTTCTTGGAGTTCCCGGATCGTTCTGCAATGGCAAAAGCTTCTCCCTGTTTGGTTTCGTCTATATATTTTTCCTGCACGTTCTTTTATTTAAAGTCCTGCCCGCCCGGAATTCAGCTTATTTCCGGTCACGACAAAACAGTTGAGTTTGCAAAGATACAAAATATTGTGACAGAATGGCAGGATTATCTTCTATAGAAATTCGCTGAAAATATATTACAGATCTGTAGAAATAGAAGAAAGGTTCATTTTGATCTTTATTTTAGAGGCAATAGGTTTCCCGTTACAGGTAGCGGGAATCCAGCTCTTTTTGAGCCTGCGCATTATGTATTTCATATCATCAAAGAAAATCTGGCTGTTGGCTACCTTTGGAGAACCTTCAATATCCGCTACTTCCCCGTTCTCATCTATTGTCAATGTGAAAGTAAAATCCCCATTAAGAACATAAAAATCCGTATTCAGGTAAACATACATATTCTTTCTCAGCATTTCCCTGTAAGCGGTGACCCCGCCTTCAATGTCCGCTGCTTTGAAATCACCGCAGTTTTTGGCGGCCACCTGAAAGAATGGCTCCCTGATATCTATTTTCAGAATATTTTTATTATTGCTGCTCTCCGTGATAAAAGTATCATCCCTGTCCTCCACATCATATTGCGCCAAACAGAAATTCGCCATTAAAAGCCCAAGGAACAAGATTAAGGTTTTCATAATCAATGAGTATAATTTCTATAACAAAGATAAATCTTTCAGAAAGTTGAAGAAAGAAAAACTCCACAGGTCATATGAAGTTTTCCTTTGTATTGATCTGCAACGGTCAGTCTGCTGAAACATTTACTTTTCTTCCAGTCTCCCTCAGTAGTAACGAAACCAAAATCGCCAGTACAATTCCGGCAATCCAGAACAGGACTGAATGCTGGAAGTGTATGGTTCCCGGCACATTTCCGAGGCTTTTTCCAAACCACCTGCTGAATACAGGATTAAGCAGCGTCGTGACCCCGAAAGTAATAAAATTGATGGCTCCCGTAGCACTTCCTTTAACATAGTCCGGATTTGCTTCCTTAATCACCGAATACGGAATCATCGCCGCTCCTGAACCCAACCCAAGAACAAACATGCTTATCTTGGCCGGATACAGATCCGGAAGATATATCAGCTGGAGCAGGCTTAGGATCATCAAGATTGCTCCTCCTGCAAGGACTGGTTTTCTTAAGCCAATCTTATCCGTTATAAATCCTAATAAAGGACAGCCGAATACCCAGCCGAAAGCTACCATAGCACTCGTAATCGCAGCATCAGAGAATTCAAAACCCTTATCTTTTTCAAAAAATGCTACCGCCCAGGTCATCGC
This genomic window contains:
- the coaBC gene encoding bifunctional phosphopantothenoylcysteine decarboxylase/phosphopantothenate--cysteine ligase CoaBC, translating into MSSLSGKKILIAISGGIAAYKIHFLIRDFIKKGAEVQAIMTPDAEHFVTKLSIATLSKNPVYSDFYGDNGTWNSHVEMALWADVMIVAPCTAGTLAKMTHGICDNLVIATYMSAKCPVFIAPAMDLDMYQHPSTKQNLELAEDFGNLIIPAESGELASGLIGQGRMAEPATIVYAVEEFFSSAGRKRSLEGKMVLITAGPTYEAIDPVRFIGNHSSGKMGYSLAEEAAERGAKVILVSGPSGMVVKHPSIELYRVTSAKEMMAKVFEFYEHTDIGIASAAVADYAPREVAKEKIKKKDEHLTIELVKNPDILKTMGEQKRHQFLVGFALETENEEENAQAKMQKKNLDMIVLNSLRDKGAGFRNDTNRIKIFTPAGKKEFALKSKEEVARDILDCIEAEILK
- a CDS encoding DNA-directed RNA polymerase subunit omega; the encoded protein is MSVKDTKAEVNTITYDKDKIEEKVGSIYEAIVIMGKRAEQINAEIRTELHNKLDEFAVHNSTLEEVFENREQIEISKHYEKLPKPTSIAVEEWLNGDIYFRKTDDRK
- a CDS encoding outer membrane protein assembly factor BamD, which translates into the protein MKKYILGLFAVAVVSSCISQQDKAMKSADKNYILKVANENFAKKKWKNALALYDRLPNLVAGTDDAPNVVFNSAYANYYDKNYRLAGSQFKNFSISFPQDSRKEEAAYMSALCYYEGSMDYNLDQSSTELAINELQDFLNNYPNSERSKNINQLIDELAYKLEFKAYENAKQYYKMAEYKAANVAFENVLDDFPSTKLRPKIYDYIMKSRYELATKSVYDLKDERIESALSFTKQVEKELPNTEYAKTAVDLRGKLEKEKQDFAVVKKQTEAKIAALTAKQKREADRLAEKNKTEQQMKDQIDAEKKAKQIQRDSAAIQTPPPAATFKIQR
- a CDS encoding TetR/AcrR family transcriptional regulator, which translates into the protein MRKKFTEKQIYILDVAEELIAKQGYEGTSVRDICSKAGINVAMISYYFGSKEKMMSYLYQYRVLKTRENFSEFADTIKDGKPEMQMKEIIKYIVGQLFKYNYFHGFVTQELRHTDSVKNELLDFYQLFVRKLDDVIKKGVASGVFTFTPKPEDVLTTIIGSTLFVIRNRNFYEMYVPNKDEETYAKEAEKKVRMNLLLSIFAILGYAAD
- a CDS encoding TatD family hydrolase, whose product is MEFFDFHHHKKTRPFGIYNADIQEPPPDFPYSAGIHPKDIDQSGMQPQLERLQELAGHALCIAIGECGLDSMVAADQHLQEEMFMKQIRISNDVGKPLIIHCVRKYYEVIAFRKKAEQAMVIHGFNKKKGIAEDLIRNNFHLSFGKAVLYNLSLQDTLKTVPVNRIFLETDHEDFDIAELYQKTAEIKGLTVEVLNEQIRENLAQIKNG
- a CDS encoding tRNA threonylcarbamoyladenosine dehydratase, whose translation is MDKYWLERTELLVKEEGLEKLIKSNVLVVGLGGVGSFAAEFLARAGIGNMTIVDGDTVDITNINRQLPALRSTVGKHKVDVVAERLMDINPDLKLTKINEFLNPERMDEILDSAPFDYVLDCIDSVTPKLCLIIAAKRRRIKIVSSMGAGGKTDPSKVMVRDISKTEHCHLARQVRKRLKKEKIDKGVRCVFANDIQDEESLKMTDGTNYKRSFYGTISYMPAIFGLYAASEVINYLLDKK
- the rnpA gene encoding ribonuclease P protein component, which translates into the protein MTNFTYPRTEKLKRNTEISLLFEKGRWKTHGSLRIIVLKNKPSAPVEQAKFGVSVSKKYFKKAVYRNRIKRLLRECYRLNKGLFREAFGEQSITMLFWASSELPKHFRDVEAQFISLCRSQKKS
- the lptE gene encoding LPS assembly lipoprotein LptE → MNINKQEFLQYIKISFLLVFCMGMLHSCYSFTGSSLTDEKTIQINEFPNNAALVNPTLSQQFSTDIQNRFLQRTTLKGTKENPDILVEGEITDYSITPTTISSTTTSTNTGGVINESQNKLTITVKVHYENKLHPELSFDRTYSDEAVFNNNLSQSDIESSQVKLVTERIINKIFNDIVANW